The following are encoded together in the Erwinia sp. E602 genome:
- a CDS encoding type IV secretion protein Rhs, producing MPVNERIKPTSGTPIMPGGVRQLTIGEIALARTLYGDSIRYSKVWVHRESYLPFNLMPVDIAMSPNGEMWYREGTYSPDFSLEQQLVKKHRFMHEMMHVWQSQKGMFVRTRGLFSRFADYSYHLEKADLFHYGLEQQASIVSDYCLLLNYGFSDNNYLHEYLDYNREESTSSLIKRYKSVLKGFPG from the coding sequence ATGCCAGTCAATGAACGCATTAAACCGACATCAGGCACCCCTATTATGCCCGGCGGAGTCAGGCAGCTTACGATAGGTGAAATCGCTCTGGCGAGAACGCTGTACGGTGACAGCATTCGTTACAGCAAGGTGTGGGTGCACAGAGAAAGCTATCTGCCCTTCAATTTAATGCCTGTTGATATCGCCATGAGCCCTAACGGTGAAATGTGGTACAGAGAAGGAACTTATTCTCCCGATTTCTCGTTAGAACAACAATTAGTAAAAAAACACCGATTCATGCATGAAATGATGCATGTCTGGCAATCACAGAAGGGAATGTTCGTCAGAACCAGAGGGTTATTCTCTCGTTTTGCTGATTATAGTTACCATTTAGAAAAAGCAGATCTTTTTCACTATGGTTTAGAACAGCAGGCCAGCATTGTTAGTGATTACTGTCTACTTCTCAACTATGGTTTCAGCGATAACAATTACCTGCATGAGTATCTGGATTATAATCGTGAAGAGTCTACTTCTTCACTGATTAAAAGATATAAATCAGTTCTGAAAGGCTTCCCCGGATGA
- a CDS encoding B3/4 domain-containing protein: protein MVSSGYPTPEQNPSGKKIVCESSLSQMRSADGMREAFRQFGAKPKRTPCSAEALRKRVLRDGSMAALESPEAGEVVWCDDAGVPCRRWNWRQGIRTRLCAEDAQMWFILESLPAMPLEELHAAGKMLTDGLTEMMPGAEFSSTLING from the coding sequence ATGGTATCGAGCGGTTATCCTACTCCTGAACAGAATCCGTCTGGAAAGAAAATTGTCTGTGAAAGCTCTTTAAGTCAAATGAGAAGTGCTGATGGAATGAGAGAGGCCTTTCGCCAGTTTGGCGCTAAACCGAAGCGTACCCCCTGCTCGGCAGAGGCGCTGCGCAAACGGGTGCTGCGCGACGGCAGCATGGCGGCGCTGGAGTCCCCGGAAGCGGGGGAGGTGGTGTGGTGCGACGACGCGGGCGTCCCCTGCCGCCGCTGGAACTGGCGGCAGGGGATCCGTACCCGCCTGTGCGCCGAAGATGCGCAGATGTGGTTTATTCTGGAAAGCCTGCCGGCGATGCCGCTGGAAGAGTTACACGCGGCAGGAAAAATGCTCACCGATGGCCTGACGGAGATGATGCCGGGAGCAGAGTTCAGCAGCACGCTGATAAACGGTTGA
- a CDS encoding ParD-like family protein — protein MAISVRLDEDFVSDVKVHAEAASRSIPKQIEYWAKIGRIAEDNPDLPFSFIWEILLAQSEVENNKVKKYVRRTKKVTD, from the coding sequence ATGGCCATCAGCGTCCGTCTTGATGAAGACTTCGTGAGCGATGTAAAAGTTCATGCCGAGGCCGCGAGCCGAAGCATCCCTAAACAGATTGAATACTGGGCAAAAATAGGGCGCATTGCTGAAGATAACCCTGACCTGCCGTTTAGCTTTATCTGGGAGATTTTGCTCGCTCAAAGTGAGGTCGAAAACAATAAGGTAAAGAAATATGTGCGCAGAACAAAGAAAGTCACAGATTGA
- a CDS encoding type II toxin-antitoxin system RelE/ParE family toxin, with protein sequence MLIEDEIEKIIENPTVGEQKKGDLSYLRVHKFSVNSQQMLLGYSWVESKIELYLLSLGSHENFYDVLKRSRKADLKLIKSS encoded by the coding sequence ATGCTGATTGAAGATGAAATAGAAAAAATCATCGAAAACCCGACGGTAGGAGAGCAAAAGAAAGGCGACCTCTCCTACCTGCGGGTACACAAATTTTCAGTAAACAGCCAGCAGATGTTGTTGGGCTATAGCTGGGTGGAAAGCAAGATAGAACTCTATTTGCTAAGTTTAGGTTCTCACGAAAACTTTTACGATGTTCTGAAGAGAAGCCGTAAAGCAGACCTTAAACTTATCAAATCAAGTTGA
- a CDS encoding type VI secretion system Vgr family protein, with translation MSSNPVSFFSHSHHLLAVRGCDAQPDVLAFSGEERLSEPFRWRIEFTSADPAITREAMLMQPASLTLQAPPDQGRGIKVQQPVRVVQGVVTGFERFGTSADQTHYAVTLQPRLALLSRSRQNAIYQQMSVPQIVEKILRERHGMRGQDFVFTLNNAYPPREQVMQYGEDDLTFITRLLGEVGIWFRFTPDARLHIDVVAFYDGKQGHVKGLTLPAVPPSGMHDAATDCAWGFASRFAVVEKSVSGRDYNYRNALEDMNVQADVTGGDDTTYGESYHWADNWLTPGDGYSPHPEPESGAFHARLRHERYLNGQARVSALTTCPQLTCGCELTVSGGEEVSGAFRSGVLVTAITCTARRDRSFETAFEGIPLGNRYGFRPEPPPHPVMAGTLPARVTSTTVNDTYGHIDRDGRYRVNMLFDRAGWETGFESLWVRQARPYAGDTYGLHLPLLAGTEVAIAFEHGNPDRPYIAGVLHDSAHGDHVTIRNYRRNVLRTPKNNKLRLDDTAGQEHIKLSTEYGGKSQLNLGHMVDSEKQKRGEGFELRSDSWGTLRAEKGLFITADGQPKAQGEQREMQAAISLLKGAQAQMQGISDDAQAASGSPASLQAQIALLEQRLNELKQSVILMSAPDGMALVSGNSLQLTADENLTATAGKHADISVVKNLFIGVGQALSVFVRKMGIRLTANQGPVQIQAQNDLLALLARKEIGIISTEDEIKIIAKKRITLNGGGSYITIDANAIESATLGDHRVRAGHYERQQRHSVNEPLHELPEKAKDPSLKFFVS, from the coding sequence ATGAGCAGCAACCCGGTCTCTTTTTTCAGCCACAGCCACCATCTGCTGGCGGTGCGCGGCTGCGACGCGCAGCCCGACGTGCTGGCGTTTAGCGGCGAAGAGCGCCTGAGCGAGCCGTTCCGCTGGCGCATTGAGTTCACCAGCGCCGACCCCGCCATCACCCGCGAGGCGATGCTGATGCAACCCGCCTCGCTGACCTTACAGGCTCCGCCGGACCAGGGCCGGGGCATAAAGGTGCAGCAGCCGGTGCGCGTGGTGCAGGGCGTGGTCACCGGTTTCGAACGTTTCGGCACCTCCGCCGACCAGACCCACTACGCCGTCACCCTGCAGCCGCGGCTCGCCCTGCTGTCGCGCAGCCGCCAGAACGCCATTTACCAGCAGATGTCGGTGCCGCAGATCGTGGAGAAAATCCTGCGCGAGCGCCACGGAATGCGCGGCCAGGACTTTGTCTTCACCCTCAACAACGCCTACCCGCCGCGCGAGCAGGTGATGCAGTACGGCGAGGATGACCTGACGTTTATCACCCGCCTGCTGGGGGAGGTCGGCATCTGGTTCCGCTTCACCCCCGACGCCCGCCTGCACATTGACGTGGTGGCGTTTTACGACGGTAAGCAGGGCCACGTTAAAGGGCTGACGCTGCCCGCCGTACCGCCCTCCGGCATGCACGATGCCGCCACGGATTGCGCGTGGGGCTTCGCCAGCCGCTTTGCGGTGGTGGAGAAAAGCGTCAGCGGGCGCGACTATAACTACCGCAACGCTCTGGAAGATATGAACGTGCAGGCGGACGTCACCGGCGGCGACGACACCACCTACGGCGAGTCTTACCACTGGGCCGACAACTGGCTGACGCCGGGCGACGGCTACAGCCCCCATCCGGAACCCGAGAGCGGCGCGTTCCACGCCCGCCTGCGCCACGAGCGCTACCTGAACGGCCAGGCGCGGGTCTCCGCGCTCACCACCTGCCCGCAGCTGACCTGCGGCTGCGAGCTGACGGTCAGCGGCGGTGAGGAGGTCAGCGGGGCGTTCCGCAGCGGCGTGCTGGTCACCGCCATCACCTGTACCGCCCGGCGCGACCGCAGCTTTGAAACCGCCTTTGAGGGCATCCCGCTCGGCAACCGCTACGGCTTCCGCCCTGAACCGCCCCCGCACCCGGTGATGGCGGGCACGTTACCGGCGCGCGTTACCAGCACCACGGTGAACGACACCTACGGCCACATTGACCGCGACGGGCGCTACCGCGTGAATATGCTGTTTGACCGCGCGGGCTGGGAAACCGGCTTTGAAAGCCTGTGGGTGCGCCAGGCGCGGCCCTACGCGGGCGACACCTACGGCCTGCACCTGCCGCTGCTGGCGGGCACCGAGGTGGCGATAGCCTTTGAGCACGGCAACCCGGACCGGCCGTATATTGCCGGGGTGCTGCACGACTCGGCGCACGGCGACCACGTCACCATCCGCAACTACAGGCGCAACGTGCTGCGCACGCCGAAGAACAACAAACTGCGCCTCGACGACACGGCGGGCCAGGAGCATATCAAGCTCAGCACCGAGTACGGCGGCAAAAGCCAGCTGAACCTCGGGCATATGGTGGACAGCGAAAAGCAGAAGCGCGGTGAAGGCTTTGAGCTGCGCAGCGACAGCTGGGGCACGCTGCGGGCGGAGAAAGGACTGTTTATCACCGCCGACGGCCAGCCGAAGGCGCAGGGTGAGCAGCGGGAGATGCAGGCGGCGATTAGCCTGCTGAAGGGCGCGCAGGCACAGATGCAGGGGATATCCGATGATGCGCAGGCCGCCAGCGGCAGTCCGGCCAGCCTGCAGGCGCAGATAGCGCTGCTGGAGCAGCGTCTGAATGAACTGAAGCAGTCGGTTATCCTGATGAGCGCCCCGGACGGCATGGCGCTGGTGAGCGGGAACAGTCTGCAGCTGACGGCGGACGAAAACCTGACGGCCACCGCCGGAAAGCACGCGGACATCAGCGTGGTGAAAAACCTGTTTATCGGGGTGGGCCAGGCGCTGAGCGTGTTCGTCAGGAAGATGGGGATCAGGCTCACCGCCAACCAGGGTCCGGTACAGATACAGGCGCAGAACGACCTGCTGGCGCTGCTGGCGCGCAAAGAGATCGGCATTATCAGTACGGAAGATGAAATAAAAATCATCGCGAAAAAGAGAATCACGCTGAACGGCGGCGGAAGCTACATCACGATTGACGCCAACGCCATCGAGTCCGCCACGCTCGGGGATCACCGCGTCCGGGCGGGGCACTATGAGCGGCAGCAGAGGCACAGTGTAAATGAGCCGCTGCACGAACTGCCTGAGAAAGCGAAAGATCCCTCTCTGAAATTCTTCGTTTCATAA
- a CDS encoding M23 family peptidase, whose amino-acid sequence MLISPPFLRIKSDSETDEAWIERMMPVDPRRGYPLNAHRSWHGGIHLRHADSGSRPEMLRAIADGRIVSFRHSDIAKRQHPPLNYNGKTDNGYVLIRHVAETGSQPEDKITWYSLYMHIKDLAPSVAAGQRVKRKSPLGTVGMVDDRSGVHFQIFCDDGNIARITGRTTPELDLSKNGRTTACYGDMHFYIPAGTPVYGAVPGQSSDEPLRTTAADLFVSMTLGGGHCIMKTRRQNVIDPLQYDEVGDALTDADGAEYEYGLYKNALKLYPGSPSAGYELLRFGRVINTRYETLSPADAPLWRTINTPEGKGIVNLAAESIKKYSDADFPHWAGWRLVDDDEDSNSQCSSPTILGSGRMDLSRTICHFPLEWDTDTVESRYGWLKQPNAVLEEPMSRQDWGSLVALAKALALENCAEIPTGRVWHFDPRRFIAHFRKCGWLECEVIERIMTSTTSVRREDEIKKIKNKSEEYLFSINVVMRKYNITGFNRASHFLGQGAVESGYLCSMQENSQIQLTENGRHFGGDTIDDSKKNESNELGHWYGAIASEMDVYFSGDKYNRSGGFIASSYSWRNGNCGDVDAQKFRGRGFKMLTGLDTYSSYWVYRGWLSKSSFDASWWTDPQYRRKNIHGMVKRPPQIDDPQKVTENPYNCIDTGAFYIVCFKNKTLKVMDSDQVTSRDDNDVVDSVTRAINGGAIGIKDRKKTTKTAKEILSDEV is encoded by the coding sequence ATGTTAATCAGCCCGCCATTTTTGCGCATAAAAAGTGATTCAGAAACGGATGAAGCGTGGATTGAGCGCATGATGCCGGTCGATCCCCGGCGCGGCTATCCGCTGAACGCGCACCGCTCCTGGCATGGCGGTATCCATCTCCGGCATGCGGATTCGGGAAGCCGGCCTGAGATGCTGCGCGCGATTGCCGACGGCCGGATCGTCTCATTCCGCCATTCTGATATCGCAAAACGCCAGCATCCGCCCCTGAATTACAACGGCAAAACCGACAACGGCTACGTGCTGATCAGGCACGTGGCCGAAACCGGCAGCCAGCCGGAGGATAAAATCACCTGGTACTCTCTGTATATGCATATCAAGGATCTTGCTCCGTCGGTGGCCGCCGGCCAGCGGGTGAAACGCAAATCCCCGCTGGGCACGGTGGGCATGGTGGATGACAGGAGTGGCGTGCACTTCCAGATATTCTGCGACGACGGGAACATTGCCCGGATAACCGGGCGCACAACTCCGGAGCTGGATCTGAGCAAAAATGGCCGCACCACCGCCTGTTACGGCGATATGCACTTTTACATTCCGGCCGGAACGCCGGTTTACGGCGCGGTGCCGGGGCAAAGCAGCGATGAACCGTTGAGGACGACAGCGGCTGATTTGTTCGTCTCAATGACCCTGGGCGGCGGCCACTGCATCATGAAAACCCGCAGGCAGAACGTTATCGACCCGCTTCAGTACGACGAGGTGGGCGACGCGCTGACCGACGCAGACGGGGCGGAATATGAATACGGCCTGTACAAAAATGCGCTCAAGCTTTATCCCGGCAGCCCGAGCGCCGGTTATGAGCTGCTGCGCTTTGGCCGGGTGATCAACACCCGGTATGAAACGCTGTCTCCGGCGGATGCGCCGCTGTGGCGAACCATCAATACGCCGGAGGGAAAAGGCATCGTCAACCTGGCGGCGGAAAGCATAAAGAAATACAGCGATGCGGATTTTCCGCACTGGGCGGGCTGGAGACTGGTGGATGATGACGAGGACAGCAACAGCCAGTGCAGTTCGCCGACGATACTGGGTTCCGGCCGTATGGATCTGAGCCGCACGATCTGCCATTTCCCGCTGGAGTGGGACACCGACACGGTGGAAAGCCGCTACGGCTGGCTGAAGCAGCCCAACGCCGTGCTGGAAGAGCCGATGAGCCGGCAGGACTGGGGCTCACTGGTGGCGCTGGCGAAAGCACTGGCGCTGGAGAACTGCGCAGAGATACCAACGGGCCGGGTCTGGCATTTTGACCCGAGGCGGTTTATCGCACATTTCAGGAAATGTGGATGGCTGGAGTGTGAGGTGATTGAGAGAATAATGACGTCGACTACAAGTGTCAGGCGCGAAGATGAAATCAAAAAAATAAAAAATAAGTCGGAAGAATATCTTTTTTCAATAAATGTAGTCATGAGAAAGTACAACATTACCGGCTTCAACAGAGCAAGCCATTTCCTGGGGCAGGGGGCTGTCGAGTCAGGTTATTTATGCTCTATGCAGGAAAACAGTCAGATACAGCTTACAGAAAATGGGAGGCACTTTGGTGGAGATACCATAGATGACTCTAAAAAAAATGAATCAAATGAACTCGGTCACTGGTATGGTGCGATAGCTTCCGAAATGGATGTCTATTTCTCTGGTGATAAATATAATCGAAGCGGGGGTTTTATAGCCAGTTCCTACAGCTGGCGCAATGGTAACTGCGGAGATGTGGATGCGCAGAAGTTTCGCGGGCGTGGGTTTAAAATGCTTACCGGGCTGGATACCTACTCCAGCTACTGGGTATACCGGGGATGGTTATCAAAAAGCAGTTTTGATGCCTCATGGTGGACAGATCCTCAGTACCGGAGAAAAAACATTCACGGGATGGTTAAAAGGCCCCCTCAGATAGATGATCCACAAAAAGTGACGGAAAACCCCTATAACTGCATTGATACCGGTGCGTTTTATATCGTGTGCTTCAAAAATAAAACATTAAAAGTGATGGATTCTGATCAAGTTACGTCGCGGGATGATAACGACGTTGTTGATAGTGTTACCAGAGCAATTAATGGAGGTGCCATTGGTATTAAAGACAGGAAAAAAACCACCAAGACTGCTAAGGAGATTCTCAGTGATGAAGTGTAA
- the yejM gene encoding LPS biosynthesis-modulating metalloenzyme YejM, translating into MVTNQQRYREKVSQMIGWGHWFALFNIIVAFILGSRYLFVADWPASLAGRIYAFTSWIGHFSFIVFAAYLLVIFPLTFVVMSQRLLRFLSAIFATAGLTLLLVDSAVFERFHLHLNPVVWELVVNPDQSELARDWQLMFISVPVIFLVEMLFATWSWQKLRSLNRRSFGKPLAGVFITAFFASHLMYIWADANFYRPITMQRSNLPLSYPMTARRFLEKHGLLDAQEYQRRLVQQGNPEALSVAYPLSEITYSDKGSGNNLLLITVDGLNDATMATALPNLTRFAENNVRFSQHFSSGSNDDAGLFGLFYGISPSYMDGVLSTRMSSTLVSALGHQGYQFGLFASDGFTSPLYRQALLTDFSLPAGGAQPNADTTRQWQNWLEGQAKNSAPWFSYLSFSTPEGAENDKQQERRYARGATAVDQQIQAVLTTLEQKGLLANTVVVITARHGVVLDGEANPGNRATRQVPLVVHWPDTPAQTVTRLTEHQDIMATLMQRLLHVNTAVSDYSQGEDLFAARRRHDWVASSNGHQLVVTTPQETLLLDNNGGYAAWNRAGEPLKDHKPQLTLLLQVLTDEKRFIAN; encoded by the coding sequence ATGGTAACAAACCAGCAGCGCTACCGTGAAAAAGTCTCCCAGATGATCGGCTGGGGGCACTGGTTCGCCCTGTTTAACATCATCGTTGCCTTTATTCTCGGCAGCCGCTATCTGTTTGTTGCCGACTGGCCGGCCTCGCTGGCCGGGCGCATCTATGCGTTCACCAGCTGGATCGGCCATTTCAGCTTTATCGTCTTTGCCGCCTATCTGCTGGTTATCTTCCCGCTGACCTTTGTGGTGATGTCACAGCGGCTGCTGCGCTTCCTGTCGGCGATTTTTGCCACCGCCGGCCTGACGCTGCTGCTGGTCGACAGCGCGGTGTTTGAGCGCTTCCACCTGCACCTTAATCCGGTGGTGTGGGAGCTGGTGGTCAACCCCGACCAGAGCGAGCTGGCGCGCGACTGGCAGCTGATGTTTATCAGCGTGCCGGTGATCTTCCTGGTGGAGATGCTGTTTGCCACCTGGAGCTGGCAGAAGCTGCGCAGCCTCAACCGCCGCAGCTTCGGCAAGCCGCTGGCCGGGGTGTTTATCACCGCCTTCTTTGCCAGCCACCTGATGTATATCTGGGCGGACGCCAACTTCTACCGCCCGATTACCATGCAGCGTTCTAACCTGCCGCTGTCGTACCCGATGACCGCCCGCCGGTTCCTCGAAAAACACGGCCTGCTGGACGCGCAGGAGTATCAGCGCCGGCTGGTGCAGCAGGGTAATCCGGAAGCGCTGTCGGTGGCCTACCCGCTCAGCGAAATCACCTACAGTGACAAAGGCAGCGGCAACAACCTGCTGCTGATCACCGTTGATGGCCTGAACGACGCCACCATGGCCACCGCGCTGCCGAACCTGACGCGCTTTGCCGAAAACAACGTGCGTTTCAGCCAGCACTTCAGCTCCGGCAGCAACGATGACGCCGGGCTGTTCGGCTTGTTCTACGGCATCTCCCCCAGCTATATGGACGGCGTGCTCTCGACGCGCATGTCGTCAACGCTGGTCAGCGCGCTCGGCCACCAGGGCTACCAGTTTGGGCTGTTTGCCAGCGACGGCTTTACCTCGCCGCTGTATCGCCAGGCGCTGCTGACCGACTTCTCGCTGCCGGCCGGCGGCGCGCAGCCTAATGCGGATACCACCCGCCAGTGGCAGAACTGGCTGGAAGGCCAGGCGAAAAACAGCGCGCCGTGGTTCTCCTACCTCTCCTTCTCCACACCGGAGGGAGCAGAGAACGATAAGCAGCAGGAGCGCCGCTACGCGCGCGGGGCGACGGCTGTCGATCAGCAGATTCAGGCGGTGCTGACCACCCTGGAGCAGAAGGGCCTGCTGGCCAATACCGTGGTGGTGATCACCGCCCGCCACGGCGTGGTGCTGGACGGCGAAGCCAACCCGGGCAACCGCGCCACGCGGCAGGTGCCGCTGGTGGTGCACTGGCCGGATACCCCGGCGCAGACCGTCACCCGGCTGACCGAGCATCAGGATATTATGGCCACGCTGATGCAGCGCCTGCTGCACGTGAATACCGCAGTGTCCGACTACAGCCAGGGTGAAGACCTGTTCGCCGCGCGCCGCCGCCACGACTGGGTGGCCAGCAGCAACGGCCACCAGCTGGTGGTGACCACGCCGCAGGAAACCCTGCTGCTGGACAACAACGGCGGCTATGCGGCGTGGAACCGCGCCGGCGAACCGTTAAAAGACCACAAGCCGCAGCTGACCCTGCTGCTGCAGGTGTTAACGGACGAAAAGCGCTTTATCGCCAACTGA
- a CDS encoding YejL family protein, giving the protein MPQSSRYSDERVEQLLAEMVQVLEKDQTPTDLSLMVLGNMVTNLINTSVAPALRQTLANSFAEALKSSVRDDKAH; this is encoded by the coding sequence ATGCCACAATCATCCCGTTACAGCGACGAACGCGTGGAACAACTCCTCGCAGAAATGGTACAGGTACTGGAGAAAGACCAGACCCCTACCGATCTTTCCCTGATGGTGCTGGGAAACATGGTCACTAACCTGATCAACACCAGCGTTGCGCCTGCGCTACGCCAAACCCTGGCCAATTCGTTTGCCGAGGCGCTTAAGTCCTCGGTGCGCGACGATAAAGCCCACTGA
- the yejK gene encoding nucleoid-associated protein YejK, translating to MSVDIDQIALHQLIKRDEQTLELVLRDTLLPSTAAVSEMMDELHRVYSAKSKAYGLFNEESELADALRNCRKGEDDFLAFSRAASARLRDELGKYPFAEGGVVLFGHYRYLAVEYLLIAVLSSQNSMRVNEELDISSTAYLDISHADIVARVDLTEWETNPQSTRYLTFLRGRVGRKVADFFMDFLGASVGLDTKAQNRGLLQAVDDYCAEVSLDKNERQNYRQQVHSYCNEQLKAGEEIELQGLSDELPPWGEKSFQTFTAEQGYELEETFPADRSTLRQLTKFAGSGGGLTLNFDAMLLGERIFWDPATDTLTIKGTPPNLRDQLQRRSSGK from the coding sequence ATGAGTGTCGATATCGACCAGATTGCCCTTCATCAGCTGATCAAGCGCGATGAACAGACCCTTGAACTGGTGCTGCGCGACACGCTGCTGCCGTCCACCGCCGCCGTCAGCGAGATGATGGACGAGCTGCACCGGGTCTACAGCGCCAAGAGCAAAGCCTACGGCCTGTTTAATGAAGAGAGCGAGCTGGCCGATGCGCTGCGCAACTGCCGTAAGGGCGAGGACGATTTTCTCGCCTTCAGCCGCGCCGCCAGCGCCCGCCTGCGCGACGAGCTGGGGAAATACCCGTTTGCCGAAGGCGGCGTGGTGCTGTTTGGCCACTACCGCTATCTGGCGGTGGAGTACCTGCTGATTGCGGTGCTGAGCAGCCAGAACAGCATGCGCGTCAACGAAGAGCTGGACATCAGCAGCACCGCTTATCTGGATATCAGCCACGCCGATATCGTGGCGCGCGTCGATCTCACCGAGTGGGAAACCAATCCGCAGTCGACCCGTTATCTGACCTTCCTGCGCGGCCGCGTCGGGCGCAAGGTGGCCGATTTCTTTATGGATTTCCTCGGTGCCAGCGTCGGGCTGGATACCAAAGCGCAGAACCGTGGCCTGCTGCAGGCGGTGGACGACTACTGCGCCGAGGTCAGCCTGGATAAGAACGAGCGGCAGAACTACCGTCAGCAGGTCCACAGCTACTGTAACGAGCAGCTGAAGGCGGGGGAGGAGATTGAACTGCAGGGGCTGTCCGACGAGCTGCCGCCGTGGGGGGAGAAGAGCTTCCAGACCTTTACCGCCGAGCAGGGCTACGAGCTGGAAGAGACCTTCCCGGCCGACCGCAGCACCCTGCGCCAGCTGACCAAATTTGCCGGCAGCGGCGGCGGGCTGACGCTGAACTTTGACGCGATGCTGTTAGGCGAGCGTATCTTCTGGGACCCGGCCACCGATACCCTGACCATCAAAGGCACGCCGCCGAACCTGCGCGACCAGCTGCAGCGCCGCTCCAGCGGTAAATAA